A DNA window from Castanea sativa cultivar Marrone di Chiusa Pesio chromosome 7, ASM4071231v1 contains the following coding sequences:
- the LOC142643237 gene encoding transcription factor MYB1-like produces the protein MGRSACCAKVGLNRGAWTVQEDKILTEYIRIHGEGKWRNLPRRAGLKRCGKSCRLRWLNYLRPDIKRGNISPDEEELIIRLHKLLGNRWSLIAGRLPGRTDNEIKNYWNTNLGKRVGDPQCPDQTPKHSYANKSKQASKKSNLSTHLIRTKAIRCSKVFLTPQPPSQYEQSFSSMELETVRTGHQILDIGQLSTNNKLVESDTYEDRNHLNSLDFMMNFNMEEDCLTDLLSSDFPDMCDIINYSNTDTRRNDLSSTSEQPLILSQQWPQDWTTSDCVQLQPNVATNLQSLPSLLDSGEEWLAQ, from the exons ATGGGAAGAAGCGCTTGTTGTGCTAAGGTGGGGTTGAACAGAGGTGCTTGGACAGTTCAAGAAGATAAAATTCTCACAGAATACATTAGAATCCATGGTGAAGGCAAATGGAGGAACCTTCCGAGAAGAGCAG GTTTGAAAAGATGTGGGAAGAGCTGCAGGCTTCGCTGGTTGAATTATCTTAGACCAGACATTAAGAGAGGTAACATATCACCGGATGAAGAAGAACTCATCATTAGGCTTCACAAGCTCTTGGGAAACAG atggTCCCTAATAGCTGGGAGGCTTCCAGGGCGAACAGACAATGAAATAAAGAACTATTGGAACACCAATTTAGGAAAAAGAGTTGGTGACCCTCAATGCCCTGATCAAACTCCTAAGCATTCTTATGCAAATAAATCGAAGCAAGCATCAAAGAAGAGCAATTTATCCACGCATTTGATCCGGACCAAAGCAATTAGATGTTCTAAGGTATTTCTCACACCACAGCCGCCAAGCCAATATGAACAAAGTTTTAGCTCCATGGAGTTGGAGACAGTTAGGACAGGACACCAAATATTGGATATTGGTCAACTTTCCACAAATAATAAGCTTGTGGAATCCGATACATATGAAGATAGGAATCATCTCAACTCGTTGGATTTCATGATGAATTTCAACATGGAGGAAGATTGCTTGACGGATCTTCTCAGCTCTGACTTTCCAGATATGTGTGACATTATCAATTATTCCAATACCGACACTAGAAGAAATGATTTATCATCTACTTCAGAACAACCTCTAATTCTCTCTCAACAATGGCCGCAAGATTGGACTACTAGCGATTGTGTTCAACTTCAACCCAATGTAGCTACCAATCTTCAGTCTTTGCCTTCACTTCTTGATTCTGGAGAGGAATGGCTAGCACAATAA
- the LOC142605397 gene encoding cytochrome P450 CYP72A616-like yields the protein MLTSMNDYVLYSLAFSLLFLLLYGVLKVSKTIWWKPKLLEKRMKRQGIRGTPYKLMIGDMKEFVRAITEAWSKPINLTHQIAPRVDPFTLNMVQKYGKISLCWTGTRPRLIIMDPEMMKDILYNKLGHFQKPPLNPLILILTSGLTTLEGEQWAKRRRIVNPAFHLDRLKGMIPVFTTSCHRMIKQWQKMVSPQQSFEADIWPELQKLTADVISRAAFGSNYEEGKHIFELQKELILLVLEAMQTLYIPGFRFIPTPKNRRRRELDKEIKSMLRNIIQKRVNATRIGESTADDLLGLLLQSSNQNNLPENASVTNDNGLSIEEVIEESKQFYLAGQETTSSWLTWTMIVLAMHPNWQEKARKEVLQVCGKKEPNFEATTHFRIVTMILYEVLRLYPPVIAQYQHARMETKIGDISLPAGVDVVLPTLLIHHDPELWGDDAEEFKPERFSEGVSKASKDQLAFFPFGWGPRTCIGQNFAIIEAKIALAMILQHFSFELSPSYTHAPYTVMTLQPQHGAQITLHQI from the exons ATGTTAACTAGTATGAATGACTATGTGTTATATTCTCTAGCTTTCTCTTTATTGTTTCTACTCCTCTATGGTGTTCTGAAAGTTTCCAAAACGATTTGGTGGAAACCCAAGTTGCTAGAGAAGCGCATGAAACGCCAAGGAATTAGAGGCACTCCTTACAAGCTGATGATTGGGGACATGAAAGAGTTTGTGAGGGCAATAACTGAAGCATGGTCCAAACCCATTAATCTGACACACCAGATTGCTCCACGTGTCGATCCATTCACCCTAAATATGGTGCAGAAATATG GGAAGATATCACTGTGTTGGACTGGGACAAGACCAAGGCTTATTATAATGGACCCAGAGATGATGAAAGATATTCTGTATAACAAGCTAGGTCACTTCCAAAAGCCACCACTAAACCCTCTTATTCTCATTCTAACAAGCGGACTAACAACTCTAGAGGGTGAGCAATGGGCCAAACGCAGAAGGATTGTCAATCCTGCTTTCCACCTAGATAGACTGAAG gggaTGATACCAGTATTCACAACCAGCTGTCACAGAATGATCAAACAATGGCAGAAGATGGTTAGCCCTCAACAAAGTTTTGAAGCTGATATTTGGCCTGAACTTCAAAAACTTACTGCAGATGTTATATCTCGAGCAGCATTCGGAAGCAACTATGAAGAAGGGAAACACATCTTTGAACTTCAAAAGGAGCTGATCCTACTAGTTCTTGAAGCCATGCAAACCTTGTATATTCCTGGGTTTAG ATTTATACCTACTCCGAAGAATCGGAGAAGAAGGGAACTGGATAAAGAGATCAAATCAATGCTAAGGAACATAATCCAAAAGAGAGTGAATGCCACAAGAATTGGAGAATCCACGGCTGATGACTTGCTAGGCCTGCTCTTGCAATCTAGTAACCAGAACAATTTACCAGAAAATGCAAGTGTCACAAACGATAATGGGTTGTCAATTGAAGAGGTGATAGAGGAAAGCAAGCAGTTTTATCTTGCAGGCCAAGAAACAACTTCAAGCTGGTTGACATGGACCATGATAGTCTTAGCTATGCACCCAAACTGGCAAGAAAAGGCAAGGAAGGAAGTCTTACAAGTCTGTGGAAAGAAGGAACCCAATTTTGAAGCTACAACCCACTTCAGGATT GTAACCATGATTCTTTATGAAGTACTAAGGTTATATCCACCAGTGATTGCTCAATATCAACATGCTCGCATGGAAACCAAGATAGGAGATATCTCCCTTCCGGCTGGAGTTGATGTCGTACTACCTACATTACTCATCCATCATGATCCCGAACTTTGGGGAGATGATGCAGAAGAATTCAAACCAGAGAGATTCTCTGAAGGAGTTTCAAAGGCATCAAAGGATCAGTTGGCATTCTTTCCTTTTGGGTGGGGCCCAAGGACCTGTATTGGCCAAAATTTTGCCATTATAGAAGCTAAGATTGCTTTGGCCATGATTCTACAACATTTCTCATTTGAGCTCTCACCTTCCTACACTCATGCACCTTATACTGTTATGACTCTGCAACCACAACATGGAGCTCAAATCACATTACATCAAATTTAG